The following are encoded in a window of Sutcliffiella horikoshii genomic DNA:
- a CDS encoding PTS mannitol transporter subunit IICB: MSSETKSSSNFKVKIQRFGSHLSGMIMPNIGAFIAWGLITALFIPTGWWPNEELATLVGPMITFLLPILIGFTGGRLVYDLRGGVVGATATMGVIVGADIPMFLGAMVMGPLGGYAIKKFDQAIDGKVRQGFEMLVNNFSAGIIAGILTIIGFKGIGPIVLTLNKTLAAGVETLVQANLLPLASIIIEPAKVLFLNNAINHGILGPIGIEQAAREGMSILFLLEANPGPGLGILLAFVFFGKGMAKQSASGATVIHFFGGIHEIYFPYILMKPALILAAIGGGVAGVFTLLLFNGGLVAAPSPGSIFAIVAMAPRGGFLAVMAGVLVATTVSFLIASVILKGSKSTDDDLTKATEKTSALKGKESRASALVAKEEEAPVEEKEVNKIIFACDAGMGSSAMGASIMKNKVKKAGLSIDVTNSSISNIPMDADIVITHKDLTDRAKAKHPNATHISVENFLNSPKYDELIENLK; this comes from the coding sequence ATGAGCTCTGAGACAAAATCATCTTCTAACTTCAAAGTGAAAATACAGCGTTTTGGAAGTCATCTTAGTGGAATGATCATGCCTAATATTGGGGCGTTCATCGCATGGGGACTTATCACGGCATTATTTATACCTACTGGCTGGTGGCCAAATGAGGAATTAGCGACACTTGTCGGTCCAATGATTACGTTCTTATTGCCGATTTTGATCGGTTTTACTGGGGGGCGCCTAGTTTATGACCTTCGCGGTGGGGTTGTTGGTGCAACTGCGACCATGGGGGTTATCGTCGGAGCGGATATTCCGATGTTCCTTGGTGCGATGGTAATGGGACCGCTTGGTGGATATGCCATCAAGAAGTTTGACCAGGCAATTGATGGAAAGGTAAGACAAGGATTTGAAATGCTTGTAAACAACTTTTCTGCCGGGATTATTGCCGGGATCCTTACGATCATTGGTTTCAAAGGAATCGGTCCGATTGTCTTAACATTGAATAAGACGCTTGCGGCCGGGGTGGAAACACTAGTACAAGCGAACCTGCTTCCACTTGCAAGTATTATCATCGAGCCTGCGAAGGTACTATTCTTGAACAATGCGATCAACCATGGAATCTTAGGGCCGATTGGAATTGAGCAGGCCGCACGTGAAGGTATGTCAATCTTATTCCTTCTTGAAGCGAACCCTGGACCGGGTCTTGGAATCTTGTTGGCATTTGTTTTCTTTGGAAAAGGAATGGCTAAACAATCTGCATCTGGTGCAACCGTTATCCATTTCTTTGGTGGAATTCATGAAATTTACTTTCCATATATCCTGATGAAGCCTGCACTTATCTTGGCAGCAATCGGTGGGGGAGTAGCTGGTGTGTTCACACTTCTACTGTTTAACGGAGGGTTGGTTGCCGCACCATCACCCGGTAGTATTTTTGCAATCGTAGCAATGGCGCCAAGAGGTGGGTTCCTTGCAGTCATGGCTGGTGTCCTTGTAGCTACTACGGTTTCCTTCTTGATTGCATCTGTCATCTTAAAAGGTTCTAAATCGACAGATGACGATTTGACAAAAGCAACAGAAAAGACGTCTGCACTAAAAGGGAAAGAAAGCAGAGCGAGTGCTCTTGTAGCTAAAGAAGAGGAAGCTCCTGTGGAAGAAAAAGAAGTAAACAAAATCATCTTTGCATGTGATGCAGGAATGGGTTCAAGTGCAATGGGTGCATCCATCATGAAAAATAAAGTGAAAAAAGCTGGACTGTCGATTGATGTGACTAACTCCTCTATCAGTAATATTCCAATGGATGCAGACATCGTCATCACACACAAAGATTTAACAGACCGAGCAAAAGCAAAGCATCCAAATGCGACTCATATTTCTGTGGAAAATTTCCTGAACAGTCCTAAATATGATGAGCTAATTGAAAACCTAAAATAA
- a CDS encoding BglG family transcription antiterminator — MYITARERQILEILLSTDKELTVGDLSNEINVSTRTIHRDLKEVEGTLAQYQLSLIKKSGVGIQIIGEQENIEHLKLFLFNVDHNQYTAEERQTIILCALLESVEPVKLIALANDLNVTIATVSNDLNKVEERLEQFSNLSLIRKRGYGVQIEGDENAKRKAMSKVITDNVDEYELLSLIKESIQKKSKQSSNPISERLLGLVEKKNLHIVERTVDEMNKELLYSIADSAYMGLVVHLALAMERIMRGENITIDQSYLSELEGTPEYMIAKKIIEKLEKVYQTEIPVAEIGYITMHLRGAKLRQDKEYFAVEAGMQDALKAKHLIRYVERRIHQNLSDNPSLLQGLVAHLGPALFRIKQNMGITNPLLDRIKTEYAELFSIIKEGVEVTFPDLSIPEEEVGFLVMHFGSVLLNIHQKRPLEALVVCSTGIGTSKMLATRLQKEIPEIKVCQNVSLFELNQLDHENYDLIISTIRLHDLNRDYFIVNPILTEEEIDKIKQYIYKQHKSKLIEIKGNLEQEEAFYYPELPKEAVADNLEKVSLYSKAVSTLLKGFIFKKGEGRESIRAALQTLCMELQHMEQLLDEEQVLQDLLEREKLGGLGIPGTKLALFHAKSDALLNPSFSIYKLAHSYPTTGMDQQPMEVESVLLLLAPSEVKKEVLEVLSHISASIIEDERSIARFESLDGVAIGNHLAATLNRYFNEKLTELRSV, encoded by the coding sequence ATGTATATTACCGCAAGAGAGCGGCAAATCCTGGAGATTCTATTATCAACAGATAAAGAACTGACAGTCGGTGATCTTTCGAACGAAATAAATGTTAGTACCCGAACTATCCACCGTGATTTAAAGGAAGTCGAGGGAACCTTGGCTCAGTATCAACTTTCTTTAATAAAAAAATCAGGTGTGGGTATCCAGATAATCGGGGAACAAGAAAATATAGAACATTTAAAGCTCTTTCTTTTCAATGTAGATCATAATCAATACACCGCTGAAGAAAGGCAGACAATCATTTTATGTGCACTATTGGAATCGGTCGAACCGGTCAAGTTGATTGCGCTCGCTAATGATTTGAATGTCACCATCGCGACAGTAAGCAATGACCTCAATAAAGTGGAGGAGCGGCTAGAACAATTTAGCAATCTATCACTTATCCGAAAAAGAGGATATGGTGTACAGATTGAAGGCGACGAGAATGCCAAGCGTAAGGCGATGAGTAAGGTAATCACTGATAATGTGGATGAATATGAACTGCTGAGCCTTATAAAAGAGAGCATCCAAAAGAAGAGTAAGCAGTCTTCAAATCCAATATCGGAAAGATTGCTTGGTCTAGTGGAGAAAAAGAATCTGCATATTGTAGAGCGGACAGTGGATGAAATGAACAAAGAGCTTCTCTATTCCATTGCAGACAGTGCTTATATGGGGTTGGTTGTCCATCTGGCATTGGCGATGGAGCGAATCATGCGAGGGGAGAATATTACAATCGATCAGAGCTACCTTTCCGAACTGGAAGGGACGCCTGAATACATGATTGCTAAAAAAATCATTGAGAAGCTTGAAAAGGTGTACCAAACAGAGATTCCAGTCGCTGAAATTGGCTACATCACCATGCACTTAAGAGGAGCAAAGTTAAGGCAGGACAAGGAATATTTTGCAGTAGAAGCGGGAATGCAGGATGCGTTAAAAGCAAAGCACCTCATCCGTTATGTAGAAAGAAGAATCCATCAGAATCTATCAGATAATCCTTCTTTATTGCAGGGGCTGGTTGCCCACCTTGGTCCAGCGTTATTCCGCATCAAGCAAAACATGGGGATAACGAACCCGCTTTTAGACCGGATCAAAACGGAATATGCAGAATTATTTTCCATTATAAAAGAAGGCGTCGAGGTGACATTTCCTGATCTCTCGATTCCAGAAGAAGAGGTCGGTTTTCTGGTCATGCACTTTGGGTCTGTCTTATTAAACATCCACCAAAAAAGACCGTTGGAGGCACTTGTCGTTTGTTCGACAGGCATTGGAACCTCGAAAATGCTGGCAACAAGGCTTCAAAAAGAAATTCCAGAGATAAAGGTTTGCCAGAATGTATCTCTATTTGAGTTGAATCAGTTAGATCACGAAAACTATGATTTGATTATCTCTACGATTCGACTACATGATTTGAATAGAGATTACTTTATAGTCAATCCAATATTAACAGAAGAAGAAATAGACAAAATCAAACAGTATATCTATAAACAGCATAAAAGCAAATTGATAGAGATAAAGGGAAATCTCGAACAAGAGGAAGCATTTTATTACCCCGAGCTTCCAAAAGAAGCGGTGGCAGATAATCTGGAAAAGGTCTCTCTCTATTCTAAAGCAGTTTCAACCTTATTGAAGGGCTTTATTTTTAAAAAGGGAGAAGGTCGCGAATCCATTCGGGCTGCGTTGCAGACTCTTTGCATGGAATTGCAACATATGGAGCAGCTCTTAGATGAGGAACAAGTACTTCAAGACCTTTTGGAGAGGGAAAAGCTTGGCGGACTAGGGATACCGGGCACAAAACTTGCATTGTTCCACGCCAAAAGTGATGCCCTTTTAAATCCATCCTTTTCTATCTACAAATTAGCTCATTCTTATCCGACCACAGGCATGGATCAGCAGCCGATGGAAGTGGAATCAGTCCTCCTTCTTCTCGCGCCATCTGAGGTGAAAAAAGAGGTTTTGGAAGTACTGAGTCATATTAGTGCATCCATTATAGAAGATGAGCGAAGTATTGCACGATTTGAATCATTGGACGGGGTTGCGATCGGGAATCATCTCGCCGCCACATTGAACCGCTACTTTAACGAAAAATTAACTGAATTAAGGAGTGTTTGA
- a CDS encoding PTS sugar transporter subunit IIA has product MTLPILSKENILLNTTVGTKEEAIRKTGQLLVDRGYVEETYIEKMLEREQLTSTYMGNLVAIPHGTEDAKKAVKESGIAILQVPAGVEFGAGNEVKLLIGIAGKGDEHLEILSQIAIVCSEEENVQQIVKATSAEEILELFEGVQ; this is encoded by the coding sequence ATGACTTTACCAATCTTGTCAAAAGAAAACATCTTATTGAACACAACTGTTGGAACAAAAGAGGAAGCAATCAGGAAGACAGGACAATTATTGGTGGACCGTGGGTATGTGGAAGAAACATATATTGAAAAAATGTTGGAACGTGAGCAATTGACATCCACTTACATGGGTAACTTGGTTGCGATTCCACACGGTACAGAGGATGCAAAAAAAGCAGTAAAAGAGTCCGGAATCGCTATTTTACAAGTTCCAGCCGGTGTGGAATTTGGTGCAGGCAATGAAGTGAAATTATTGATCGGTATTGCAGGGAAAGGCGATGAACACTTGGAAATTCTTTCACAAATTGCGATTGTTTGCTCGGAAGAAGAGAATGTTCAACAGATTGTGAAGGCAACATCTGCTGAAGAAATCCTTGAGCTATTCGAAGGGGTTCAATAA
- a CDS encoding mannitol-1-phosphate 5-dehydrogenase, translating to MKALHYGAGNIGRGFIGALLYQAGYATTFVDVNSEIVDLLNEKKEYRVVLADKTQDELVIRNVSAINSMEKPEELEAAIVEADIITTAVGPSILPIIAKSLASGLRKRVEINKAHLNIIACENLIGGSSLLKQHVYEGLTPEEVVVFDELFAFPDAAVDRIVPNQTNADKLMVTVEPYYEWVVDESALVGETPAVEGITFVRDLTPYIERKLFTVNTGHATVAYLGYKKGCKTIDEALTNEEVRKVAKSALKETGMVLVGKYGFDKKEHEAYIVKILSRFENSYITDDVTRVGRAPLRKLGGNDRLVAPAKQYLELFGHPPANLIKAIAAAITYDGAEDEEAQTIQQIIRSNGLQKAITEITGLETDNPITMQIMKEVGV from the coding sequence ATGAAGGCATTACATTATGGTGCTGGTAATATCGGTAGAGGTTTTATTGGAGCATTACTTTACCAGGCCGGCTATGCCACCACTTTCGTAGATGTAAACAGTGAAATAGTGGATTTGCTAAATGAAAAGAAAGAGTATCGAGTGGTACTGGCGGATAAAACGCAGGATGAGCTGGTTATACGTAATGTATCTGCCATCAATAGTATGGAAAAACCGGAGGAGTTGGAAGCGGCAATTGTGGAAGCGGATATTATTACTACTGCGGTTGGTCCGTCGATCCTTCCAATCATCGCTAAGTCACTTGCGAGTGGATTGCGAAAGCGTGTGGAAATCAACAAAGCGCATTTGAATATCATAGCATGTGAAAATCTTATTGGAGGAAGTTCCTTGTTGAAACAGCATGTATACGAAGGTCTTACCCCTGAAGAAGTCGTGGTATTCGATGAGCTGTTCGCTTTTCCGGATGCTGCAGTAGACCGGATTGTACCAAATCAAACAAACGCTGATAAGTTGATGGTCACAGTGGAGCCATATTATGAGTGGGTAGTGGATGAATCTGCACTTGTTGGAGAAACTCCGGCCGTTGAAGGAATCACCTTTGTCCGTGATTTGACACCATATATTGAACGTAAGTTGTTCACGGTCAATACAGGACATGCCACAGTTGCCTATTTGGGTTATAAGAAGGGCTGCAAAACGATAGATGAAGCACTGACAAATGAAGAAGTTCGTAAGGTGGCGAAGTCCGCTTTGAAGGAAACAGGAATGGTCCTAGTCGGGAAATATGGCTTTGATAAAAAGGAACATGAGGCATATATTGTCAAGATTCTTTCCCGATTTGAAAACTCCTATATCACGGATGATGTCACAAGGGTAGGACGCGCTCCGCTCAGAAAGCTCGGCGGGAACGACCGCTTAGTAGCACCGGCCAAACAATACCTTGAGCTATTCGGTCATCCACCAGCAAATCTTATAAAGGCAATCGCAGCTGCCATTACTTATGATGGGGCAGAAGATGAAGAAGCCCAGACAATTCAACAAATAATCCGTAGTAATGGATTGCAAAAGGCCATCACGGAAATAACTGGACTTGAAACCGACAACCCCATTACGATGCAGATTATGAAGGAAGTAGGGGTCTGA
- a CDS encoding PH domain-containing protein: MAVNTLMTWTFLSETAVTRDIEDILIEGERAEIAYKTIRDIAVVTNKRIIIADRQGLTGKKVEMYTIPFKSIVMYSSENGGMLDTNAGLELWTKAGTFKLNINKKVDIRKLDRLIAEQIL, from the coding sequence ATGGCAGTTAACACATTAATGACATGGACATTCTTGTCAGAAACAGCTGTAACCCGAGACATTGAGGATATTTTAATTGAAGGGGAAAGGGCGGAAATTGCGTATAAAACTATCCGGGATATAGCGGTTGTCACAAATAAGCGGATTATAATTGCGGATCGTCAAGGCCTCACTGGGAAAAAAGTTGAGATGTACACGATTCCTTTTAAATCCATTGTGATGTACTCTTCGGAAAACGGTGGGATGCTCGATACCAATGCGGGATTAGAGCTATGGACAAAGGCGGGTACGTTCAAACTGAATATTAACAAAAAAGTGGATATCCGCAAGCTAGACCGTTTAATTGCTGAGCAAATCCTATAA
- a CDS encoding carbohydrate-binding protein, with product MYSNQHFGQNHHAYRQTPADERLIYVYPRPRPFYPYYYPYYPAPYFYPYYYPRPRPYPYYRTDDNENEMRASWREWEDLGSPLLGMKGAPAVSSWSANRLDTFVRGEDNRLWQKFWNGRRWSRWNDLGAPRGGLRSSPAAVSWGQNRIDTFARGANETMWHKWWDGQRWSQWEDLGSPRGGFKGTPSVASWSANRLDCFVQGMDNNMWHKWWDGSSWSQWENLGSPRGGLTGSPGAVSWGPNRIDCFVRGLNERMWHKWWDGRSWSRWENLGTPRGGFEGAPAAASWAPNRIDVFVKGDDNRMWQKYWNGQRWSEWGNLGAPRGSVQSHPAAVSWGRGRIDTFVRGNNKKMWHKWYA from the coding sequence ATGTATTCCAATCAACACTTTGGGCAAAATCATCATGCATATCGGCAAACACCGGCTGATGAGCGTTTGATTTATGTCTACCCTCGTCCAAGGCCATTTTATCCTTATTATTATCCATACTATCCGGCGCCATATTTTTATCCTTACTACTATCCTCGTCCACGCCCGTACCCGTATTACAGAACGGACGATAATGAAAATGAAATGCGTGCAAGTTGGCGGGAATGGGAGGACCTTGGATCGCCGTTACTTGGAATGAAAGGGGCACCTGCAGTATCTTCTTGGTCTGCTAATCGTCTAGACACGTTTGTTCGCGGAGAAGACAATCGATTATGGCAAAAGTTCTGGAACGGAAGACGCTGGAGTCGCTGGAATGACCTTGGTGCACCACGAGGTGGCTTGAGAAGTTCTCCGGCAGCCGTATCATGGGGACAAAATCGTATTGATACGTTCGCGCGCGGTGCCAATGAAACGATGTGGCACAAGTGGTGGGATGGGCAGCGTTGGAGTCAGTGGGAGGATTTAGGTTCCCCACGAGGAGGCTTTAAAGGAACGCCATCTGTAGCTTCTTGGTCAGCCAATCGTTTGGATTGTTTTGTACAAGGCATGGACAATAACATGTGGCACAAGTGGTGGGACGGATCTAGCTGGAGTCAGTGGGAAAACCTTGGTTCCCCACGAGGCGGCTTGACCGGTTCCCCGGGTGCAGTCTCATGGGGGCCAAACCGGATCGATTGCTTTGTCAGAGGATTGAATGAGCGCATGTGGCACAAATGGTGGGACGGAAGAAGTTGGAGCCGCTGGGAGAACCTTGGCACCCCACGAGGCGGATTTGAAGGTGCACCTGCTGCTGCTTCATGGGCACCAAATCGGATCGATGTTTTTGTAAAAGGTGATGACAACCGCATGTGGCAGAAATATTGGAACGGCCAACGTTGGAGTGAGTGGGGCAATCTTGGTGCACCTCGTGGCAGTGTGCAATCCCATCCAGCAGCAGTCTCATGGGGAAGAGGCAGAATCGACACCTTTGTAAGAGGCAACAACAAGAAAATGTGGCACAAGTGGTATGCTTAA
- a CDS encoding GntR family transcriptional regulator codes for MRASDKIEKLFIQKILKGEFAPGTQIPSERELATAFKVGRPVIREVLQRLERDGWLTIRHNQRATVNDYWKEGNLMTIAHILNEEDSIPNEFIIHLLELRKNLSPSYVKGAVLHKPMAVISLLKESENVADNPVSFAEYDWHLQRGLAAAAPNPIYLLILNSFGDLYLKLATYYFTEASYQNASKSYYMKLMEAVLEKDGDKAEKLVHSMMEQSIKMWQEQTAIK; via the coding sequence ATGAGGGCAAGCGATAAAATCGAAAAGCTATTTATTCAAAAAATCCTCAAGGGAGAATTTGCGCCAGGCACTCAAATTCCGTCGGAACGTGAACTTGCAACAGCATTTAAAGTTGGCCGGCCTGTTATCCGTGAGGTGTTGCAACGTCTTGAACGGGATGGGTGGCTCACCATTCGCCATAATCAACGTGCTACAGTGAATGACTATTGGAAAGAGGGCAATCTTATGACAATCGCCCACATTCTAAATGAAGAGGACAGTATTCCGAACGAATTTATCATCCACCTCCTCGAGCTAAGAAAAAACCTTTCACCTTCCTATGTAAAAGGAGCGGTCCTACATAAACCGATGGCGGTCATATCTTTGTTAAAAGAAAGCGAAAACGTTGCCGACAACCCTGTTTCTTTTGCCGAATATGACTGGCATCTTCAACGGGGACTTGCGGCGGCTGCACCGAATCCTATCTATTTGCTCATTCTTAATAGTTTTGGAGATCTTTATCTTAAACTTGCAACCTATTATTTCACAGAAGCCTCCTACCAGAATGCCTCGAAGAGCTACTATATGAAGCTGATGGAAGCTGTATTAGAAAAAGATGGTGACAAAGCGGAAAAGCTTGTGCACAGCATGATGGAACAAAGCATCAAGATGTGGCAAGAGCAAACCGCTATAAAATAA
- a CDS encoding sterol desaturase family protein, translating into MKGYYREFFLFPDITILLVLIVGSIGWQVWSGLTWGAFIVFAFGMLTFMFSEYLTHRFVFHLKPPKNPFLLKMLKRLHYDHHTDPNDLHLLFLPLWYSLPNLSVLAIIFYLIAGSWGLTLGFASGLMMMLFLYEWKHYVAHRPIKPRTKFGKWVKKTHILHHFKNENFWYGVSTPFVDVLFGTLKNEKDVETSKTAKDLEKRV; encoded by the coding sequence ATGAAGGGGTATTACAGGGAGTTCTTTTTGTTTCCGGACATCACTATTTTACTAGTGCTGATTGTGGGAAGTATCGGGTGGCAGGTCTGGAGTGGGTTAACGTGGGGAGCGTTTATCGTGTTTGCATTCGGAATGCTGACATTTATGTTCAGCGAGTATCTTACACACCGGTTTGTGTTTCACCTCAAGCCCCCCAAAAATCCATTCTTATTAAAAATGTTAAAACGTCTTCATTATGACCACCATACGGATCCAAATGATTTGCATTTACTATTTTTACCGCTCTGGTATAGCCTGCCGAATCTGTCGGTGCTCGCTATTATTTTCTATTTGATTGCTGGCAGCTGGGGGTTAACGCTTGGATTTGCAAGCGGGTTGATGATGATGCTCTTTCTCTATGAGTGGAAGCACTACGTTGCGCACCGACCAATCAAGCCTCGTACGAAATTTGGGAAATGGGTGAAAAAGACGCATATTCTTCATCACTTTAAAAACGAAAACTTTTGGTATGGGGTATCGACGCCATTTGTGGATGTACTGTTTGGCACGCTGAAAAATGAAAAAGACGTGGAAACAAGTAAGACTGCCAAGGACTTAGAGAAGCGAGTGTGA
- a CDS encoding glycine betaine uptake BCCT transporter, protein MDRSVFKISVGIAALFVLIGVLIPEQLGNAMGVAQAFVLETFGWFYQLVATFFLLFAAFMIFSKYGKIKLGKKDDKPEYNRPTWFAMLFSAGMGIGLLFYGVSEPISHFSAPPLGEGSTEQSAILGMRYTWLHWGLHAWAIYAIVALALAYQKFKNNAPGLMSATLRPVLGEKVKGPIGKTVDVVAVFATLFGVAASLGLGSQQINAGLEYLVGIPNNFTVQFIIMAVITVLFIVSATTGISKGIKYLSNINMSLAVILFFALLILGPTLFLLNMFTTTLGSYVQNVALMGLRLSPFDATEAAWTQGWTVFYWAWWISWTPFVGMFIARVSKGRTIREFIIAVLLVPSLVCALWFTVFGGTGIHLEFVQGLNVSEQSLETALFYVYEQLPFGAFLSVLTVALITTFFVTSADSATFVLGMQTTGGKLNPPNRVKIIWGIILVAATLVLMASGGLAGLQTAIIVSALPLTFIVLIMCYGLVKELNKEWKLEHDKEKTVKKAS, encoded by the coding sequence ATGGACAGGTCAGTTTTTAAAATTTCAGTGGGAATCGCAGCGTTATTTGTATTAATAGGCGTATTAATTCCAGAGCAACTTGGAAATGCGATGGGAGTTGCGCAAGCTTTTGTTTTGGAAACGTTTGGTTGGTTCTATCAATTAGTTGCCACGTTCTTCCTCTTATTTGCCGCATTCATGATCTTCAGTAAATATGGAAAAATTAAACTCGGAAAAAAAGATGATAAGCCTGAATACAATCGCCCCACGTGGTTTGCGATGCTTTTTTCTGCCGGGATGGGGATAGGGCTGCTTTTCTATGGCGTATCAGAGCCGATTTCTCATTTCTCTGCACCGCCACTTGGTGAAGGAAGCACGGAACAGTCAGCCATTTTAGGGATGAGATACACGTGGTTGCATTGGGGGCTTCATGCATGGGCTATCTATGCAATAGTAGCGCTGGCACTTGCCTATCAAAAATTCAAAAATAATGCACCAGGTTTAATGAGTGCCACACTTCGCCCTGTACTTGGTGAAAAGGTGAAAGGCCCTATCGGAAAAACGGTTGATGTTGTTGCAGTATTTGCTACATTGTTCGGTGTAGCGGCATCATTGGGACTAGGTTCGCAACAAATCAATGCCGGACTGGAGTATTTAGTCGGCATTCCCAATAATTTTACAGTACAGTTCATTATCATGGCTGTGATCACCGTACTTTTCATCGTTTCAGCAACTACAGGAATTTCAAAGGGAATCAAATACTTAAGTAACATTAATATGTCACTTGCTGTTATTTTGTTCTTTGCGTTACTTATCCTTGGGCCTACGCTCTTCCTATTAAATATGTTTACTACTACTCTAGGAAGCTATGTGCAGAATGTTGCATTGATGGGATTGCGCCTGTCACCTTTTGATGCCACAGAAGCTGCATGGACACAGGGGTGGACCGTATTCTACTGGGCTTGGTGGATTTCTTGGACACCATTTGTCGGTATGTTCATTGCTCGTGTATCCAAGGGGAGAACAATTAGGGAATTTATTATCGCAGTACTACTTGTCCCAAGCCTGGTTTGTGCACTTTGGTTTACAGTCTTCGGGGGAACTGGGATACACTTAGAGTTTGTTCAAGGTCTAAATGTGTCAGAACAAAGTCTAGAGACCGCACTATTTTATGTATATGAGCAACTGCCGTTTGGAGCGTTTTTATCCGTACTGACGGTCGCTTTAATTACTACATTCTTCGTCACTTCTGCTGATTCGGCAACATTTGTCCTAGGAATGCAGACAACTGGTGGAAAATTAAACCCACCAAACAGGGTGAAGATCATCTGGGGAATCATTCTTGTCGCAGCAACGTTGGTGTTGATGGCGTCAGGTGGATTGGCTGGTTTACAAACCGCAATCATTGTCAGTGCCTTGCCTTTAACGTTTATCGTTTTAATTATGTGTTATGGATTGGTAAAAGAGCTAAATAAAGAGTGGAAGCTAGAACATGATAAAGAAAAAACAGTTAAAAAAGCAAGTTAA